One genomic region from Jilunia laotingensis encodes:
- a CDS encoding S8 family serine peptidase, which produces MMKTTKILKLFLLLSVGIVAGCNNEDDIHFSTCYSVGTDGTDGELCYELVDTLGYVRFTEQATIEAKERFLQEHYSSLSFVMDCRSGSFSFVKIKGLAELSALESREEIAEAFPVYCDDKKSIHALYGMLFVNTDGSIKIEELLDHLEIKNREIRTEPSASGIGYFHRILISNPDCIGVCNLLAKQSGVTCAEPDFMRFVEKSSTSSQWPLESTEGSGIFAKEAWTISKGSPDIKIAVLDDGVELTHSDLKANLLKGFNAVTDNVTGTNGAPKPGDTHGTKCSGIIAAVDNNQGITGVAPHCKIIPIRIFL; this is translated from the coding sequence ATGATGAAAACGACAAAAATATTAAAACTGTTTCTTCTACTTAGTGTAGGGATAGTTGCAGGGTGTAATAATGAGGATGACATACATTTCTCAACCTGCTATTCAGTAGGAACTGATGGAACTGATGGGGAACTTTGTTACGAGTTGGTAGATACCTTGGGATACGTTCGTTTTACGGAACAAGCAACGATAGAAGCTAAAGAGCGCTTTTTACAAGAACATTATTCCTCGCTGAGTTTCGTCATGGATTGTAGATCGGGATCTTTCTCTTTCGTTAAAATCAAAGGATTAGCCGAATTGTCCGCTTTGGAGAGTCGAGAGGAAATAGCGGAAGCTTTTCCAGTGTATTGCGATGATAAGAAATCAATACATGCTTTGTATGGTATGCTATTTGTAAATACTGATGGAAGTATAAAGATAGAAGAACTACTTGACCATTTAGAGATCAAAAACAGAGAAATAAGAACAGAACCTAGTGCCAGTGGTATCGGCTACTTTCATCGAATTCTGATTTCGAATCCGGACTGCATCGGGGTTTGTAATTTATTGGCAAAACAATCAGGAGTAACTTGTGCTGAGCCTGATTTCATGCGTTTTGTTGAAAAAAGTTCTACATCTTCTCAATGGCCTTTGGAAAGTACAGAAGGGAGTGGTATTTTTGCTAAAGAAGCCTGGACAATAAGTAAGGGATCACCGGATATAAAGATTGCTGTATTGGATGATGGTGTAGAACTCACCCATTCAGATCTTAAAGCGAATCTTCTAAAGGGGTTTAATGCGGTAACGGACAATGTAACGGGCACTAATGGCGCTCCAAAACCCGGAGATACGCACGGAACCAAGTGTAGCGGAATCATTGCAGCAGTGGATAATAATCAAGGAATCACAGGAGTGGCTCCCCATTGCAAAATCATACCTATACGTATTTTTTTATGA
- a CDS encoding S8 family peptidase — MENDDWTIEGLKYAERMGADIINCSWGNDKSHDAKLTTQINKMATQGRDGRGCIIVASSGNSNSTTLNYPASLPNVISVGASWQNGARWEDSNYGSDLDLVAPGVQIYTTTQNNDYENFTGTSASTPHVSGVAALMLSVNPNLTRTQLKKILCQTCQKPSRHTFSTNGTYGKWNDQVGYGIVDAYDALRMIQFQKSTLVENDPYTYMINNLPRKARVVWSSSSSDFTLTNPADSVARILTRDCGKSTTLTAKVCYDDVLIKQFTKNISSVLDVEGSGHISCCGLKAHRIGYLPYGATFSWNVSDNVDIDSQKGDSIRVSTVKGTSFGYWIEAVVHANGKTYAKRKTLLLREKEKVDMEFLSDSRGPNGSKRFAIYADPIDNNGRSMRDIPEETIVYWRCRRSPDSKTETDAILESEDLITNSSLIKVPSCMKSSTIRDSISIQPSTFSVYPVDPPVDPFPPVKPWDTDDIDVTKIDSPHRLKVTLPNDNYIGIVTCSVFSQCTKTTSLNYMVDKNGISAYKDEGMSPFLYSTPPYRVTSSNPTSDFVSIRKVDMEENSSSLHEVKLMLYNDYGLVRTVNGTSEEEILQMNISDLPKGTYYLNVVTGNDIIKQVVRIEH, encoded by the coding sequence GTGGAAAATGATGATTGGACTATTGAAGGTTTGAAATATGCGGAAAGAATGGGAGCCGACATTATCAACTGTTCTTGGGGAAACGATAAGTCACATGATGCAAAATTGACAACTCAAATCAACAAGATGGCTACTCAAGGCCGTGACGGAAGAGGGTGTATTATCGTAGCGTCCTCCGGAAATTCCAATTCCACCACCTTAAATTATCCAGCTTCTCTGCCCAATGTAATTTCTGTAGGAGCTTCTTGGCAAAACGGGGCACGGTGGGAAGATTCCAATTATGGCAGTGATCTGGATTTGGTAGCCCCGGGAGTACAAATCTACACCACGACGCAAAATAACGATTATGAGAATTTTACCGGGACATCCGCTTCCACCCCTCATGTATCCGGAGTAGCGGCCTTAATGCTGTCCGTTAATCCTAACTTGACACGAACCCAACTGAAGAAAATACTATGCCAGACTTGCCAAAAGCCAAGCCGACATACTTTTTCTACTAACGGGACTTACGGAAAGTGGAATGATCAAGTGGGATATGGCATAGTGGATGCATATGATGCGCTGAGAATGATACAATTCCAAAAATCAACACTTGTTGAAAATGATCCCTATACTTATATGATTAACAACTTGCCTCGTAAAGCAAGGGTAGTGTGGAGTTCTTCTTCATCTGACTTCACTCTGACTAATCCAGCCGACTCGGTGGCAAGGATATTGACCAGGGATTGTGGAAAATCTACTACGCTGACTGCTAAAGTATGCTATGATGATGTATTGATCAAGCAATTTACCAAAAACATATCTTCTGTACTGGATGTTGAAGGCAGTGGTCATATCTCCTGTTGCGGTCTTAAAGCTCACCGTATCGGGTACCTCCCTTATGGAGCTACCTTCAGTTGGAATGTTTCGGACAATGTGGATATCGATTCCCAAAAAGGGGATTCCATCCGGGTCAGCACGGTAAAAGGGACTTCTTTCGGATATTGGATCGAAGCGGTGGTACATGCTAATGGAAAAACGTACGCAAAAAGAAAAACTTTGCTTCTTCGGGAAAAGGAAAAGGTGGACATGGAATTCCTGTCGGACAGCAGAGGACCTAATGGAAGTAAGAGATTTGCGATTTATGCGGATCCGATAGACAATAATGGTCGAAGCATGAGAGATATTCCCGAAGAAACAATCGTATATTGGAGATGCCGGCGCTCTCCGGACTCTAAGACAGAAACAGATGCAATTTTGGAATCTGAAGACTTGATAACGAATTCATCACTGATAAAAGTACCCTCGTGTATGAAATCATCGACAATTCGTGACTCCATATCCATTCAACCTAGTACCTTTTCTGTTTATCCGGTTGATCCGCCAGTCGATCCTTTTCCTCCGGTAAAGCCTTGGGATACGGATGATATAGATGTTACAAAAATAGATTCCCCGCACCGTTTGAAGGTGACATTGCCCAACGATAATTATATAGGAATAGTGACGTGTTCGGTATTTAGTCAATGTACCAAGACTACATCGTTAAACTACATGGTCGATAAGAATGGAATTTCGGCTTATAAAGATGAAGGTATGTCACCCTTTCTTTATTCTACTCCTCCTTACAGGGTGACATCTTCCAACCCTACAAGCGACTTCGTATCTATCCGCAAAGTGGATATGGAAGAGAATAGTTCTTCACTGCACGAGGTAAAGCTTATGCTATATAACGATTACGGTCTTGTCCGTACGGTTAACGGTACTTCGGAAGAAGAAATTTTGCAGATGAATATTTCCGACCTGCCCAAAGGAACCTACTATCTGAATGTAGTGACGGGAAATGATATCATAAAGCAAGTGGTTCGTATTGAACATTAA
- a CDS encoding RNA polymerase sigma factor, with product MNRLNDISLVAQVVVFHNTKAFDQLVQKYQGAIRRFFLNLTCGDSELSDDLAQDTFIKAYTSLASFKNLSNFPTWLYRIAYNVFYDYIRSRKETMGLESGEVDVFNSVEQENVGQRMDIYQSLGKLKEMERTCITLFYMEDVSIDKIAGIVGIPAGTVKSHLSRGKEKLATYLKQNGYDGNR from the coding sequence ATGAACCGGCTCAATGACATATCGTTAGTCGCACAGGTCGTGGTGTTCCACAACACCAAGGCCTTCGACCAGTTGGTGCAGAAGTATCAAGGGGCCATCCGACGCTTCTTCCTCAACTTGACATGCGGCGACAGCGAATTGAGCGACGACTTGGCACAGGATACGTTCATCAAAGCGTATACGAGCCTCGCATCTTTTAAAAATCTTTCAAATTTCCCAACGTGGCTTTATCGCATTGCTTATAACGTATTTTATGATTATATTCGCAGCCGGAAGGAGACAATGGGGTTGGAGTCCGGTGAAGTAGACGTCTTCAACAGCGTGGAACAGGAAAACGTGGGACAACGGATGGACATCTACCAATCACTCGGCAAACTGAAGGAAATGGAACGTACCTGCATCACGCTCTTTTATATGGAGGACGTGAGCATCGATAAAATAGCAGGCATCGTGGGGATTCCTGCCGGGACAGTGAAAAGCCACCTGTCGAGAGGAAAAGAAAAGTTGGCAACGTATTTAAAACAAAACGGGTATGATGGAAACAGATGA
- a CDS encoding DUF5056 domain-containing protein, whose amino-acid sequence MMETDDKLVREFLAGQKQEIADNGFSHRVMRNLPCRINRWFKIWSVFITLVAIVLFFVFDGLQAVVNTLRDIFVSMVQSGAHSFDPKSLIIAVAVLLFLAVRKAWSME is encoded by the coding sequence ATGATGGAAACAGATGACAAACTGGTCCGGGAATTCTTGGCCGGACAGAAACAAGAAATAGCGGACAATGGTTTCAGCCACCGGGTAATGCGCAATCTGCCGTGCCGCATCAACCGTTGGTTCAAGATTTGGAGCGTGTTCATCACGCTCGTAGCGATAGTGCTGTTCTTCGTATTCGACGGATTGCAAGCCGTAGTCAATACGTTGCGCGATATATTCGTCTCGATGGTACAAAGCGGGGCGCACAGTTTCGATCCGAAATCGCTGATCATTGCCGTCGCGGTACTCCTCTTTCTGGCAGTCCGCAAAGCGTGGTCGATGGAATGA
- a CDS encoding DUF6249 domain-containing protein: MKQILITLTLMLAVCSLAAQKKTVLYADSNSPKGIKTVVAKTTPSKDSTYTPDYTDTPDTGVTVESDMEDASDTVDMDAYDDVHNINLIRADLLKDIGSAAGAGIALSLFILLLIFGFPIFVIFIAFYYRYKSRRDRYRLVEKAIASGQPIPDSILKESLNADTTSKGIKNICLGIGLFIFLWAFTNSFAMGCIGLLIMFTGIGQYLVGRKQKPTDEEK; encoded by the coding sequence ATGAAACAGATCTTAATCACATTGACCTTAATGCTTGCCGTCTGCTCGCTAGCGGCCCAAAAGAAAACAGTGCTTTACGCGGACAGCAACTCTCCAAAAGGAATAAAAACAGTTGTTGCGAAAACGACTCCCTCGAAGGATTCCACTTATACGCCCGATTACACGGACACGCCCGACACAGGCGTGACGGTAGAGAGCGACATGGAGGACGCTTCGGACACGGTCGATATGGATGCTTACGATGATGTCCACAACATCAACCTGATCCGGGCGGATCTGCTCAAAGACATTGGCAGTGCCGCCGGTGCAGGCATCGCTCTTTCACTGTTCATACTGCTGCTCATTTTCGGCTTCCCGATATTCGTCATCTTCATCGCATTCTATTACCGCTACAAAAGCCGTCGCGACCGCTACAGACTGGTCGAGAAAGCGATCGCTTCCGGACAGCCTATCCCGGACAGCATCCTCAAAGAGAGCCTGAATGCCGATACCACTTCGAAGGGGATCAAAAACATCTGCTTGGGCATCGGCTTGTTCATCTTCCTTTGGGCGTTCACCAACAGCTTTGCCATGGGGTGCATCGGGTTGTTGATCATGTTCACCGGCATCGGCCAGTATCTCGTGGGTCGCAAACAGAAACCTACGGACGAAGAGAAATGA
- a CDS encoding methyltransferase RsmF C-terminal domain-like protein codes for MKLPASFIAYTRALLGDDEFAELSASMSENAPVSIRMNAAKAAVPGHSVPWCRTGRYLDQRLTFTFDPLFHAGCYYVQEASSMFVEQALKQYLPEEPVVMLDLCAAPGGKSTHARSLLPEGSLLVSNEVIRNRSQILAENLTKWGHPGVVVTNNDPTDFAPLEDFFDVILTDVPCSGEGMFRKDPVAVGEWSPENVEICWQRQQRIIADIWPCLKPGGILIYSTCTYNTKEDEENLQWICNEFGAEVLPLEISSQWGITGNLLGGADFPVYRFLPHKTKGEGFFLALLRKSGEAPSSSDHYKGSSRAVPVNVSRGGKPSRKKTSAGKAQMSVPQITKEQLAIVKSWLVSPEAYELIISGTTITAFPKEQVGTLSGLQQTLRMVQSGTPLAEVKGKDLIPTHALAMSNVLEKGSFPTEEITYEQAIAYLRKEAISLSETTPRGYVLITYKFVPLGFVKNIGNRANNLYPQEWRIRSGYLPEEVKVLEVSSVR; via the coding sequence ATGAAACTACCAGCTTCCTTTATAGCCTATACCCGAGCCTTGTTGGGCGATGATGAATTCGCGGAATTGTCCGCCTCCATGAGCGAGAACGCTCCCGTCAGTATTCGAATGAATGCCGCCAAGGCGGCCGTTCCCGGGCATTCCGTTCCTTGGTGCCGAACCGGACGTTACCTTGACCAACGCCTCACGTTCACTTTCGACCCCTTGTTCCATGCCGGGTGTTACTACGTACAAGAAGCTTCCTCCATGTTCGTGGAGCAAGCATTGAAGCAATATCTCCCCGAAGAGCCGGTTGTGATGCTCGACCTTTGCGCTGCTCCCGGAGGCAAGTCCACCCATGCCCGGAGTTTGCTGCCCGAAGGCAGTTTGTTGGTATCCAATGAAGTGATCCGTAACCGTTCGCAGATACTTGCCGAGAACCTTACGAAATGGGGGCATCCCGGAGTAGTTGTGACCAATAATGATCCGACAGACTTTGCCCCGCTTGAAGATTTCTTTGATGTGATTCTCACCGATGTGCCTTGTTCCGGTGAAGGGATGTTCCGTAAAGATCCGGTAGCTGTAGGAGAGTGGAGCCCGGAAAATGTGGAAATCTGTTGGCAGCGACAACAGCGCATCATAGCCGATATATGGCCCTGCTTGAAGCCGGGTGGCATCCTTATCTATAGTACATGTACGTACAATACGAAAGAGGATGAAGAAAATCTGCAATGGATCTGTAACGAATTCGGTGCCGAGGTGCTTCCGTTGGAAATATCCTCCCAATGGGGGATTACCGGCAACCTTCTTGGCGGGGCAGACTTTCCCGTCTATCGCTTCCTGCCTCATAAGACCAAAGGGGAAGGCTTTTTCCTTGCACTCCTTCGCAAATCCGGTGAAGCCCCATCTTCATCCGATCACTACAAAGGTTCAAGCCGTGCAGTTCCGGTGAATGTGTCCCGTGGAGGCAAGCCGTCCCGTAAAAAAACATCGGCAGGCAAGGCGCAAATGTCCGTTCCTCAGATCACTAAAGAGCAGTTGGCAATCGTCAAAAGCTGGCTTGTCTCTCCTGAAGCGTATGAACTGATCATTTCCGGTACGACCATCACCGCCTTTCCCAAGGAGCAGGTCGGAACCCTTTCAGGTTTACAGCAAACTCTGCGTATGGTGCAATCCGGCACTCCCTTGGCCGAGGTAAAAGGAAAAGACCTTATCCCTACCCATGCCCTTGCCATGAGCAATGTTCTGGAAAAAGGATCGTTTCCAACGGAAGAAATCACCTACGAACAAGCGATCGCCTATCTACGGAAAGAAGCCATTTCTTTGTCCGAAACGACTCCCCGCGGTTATGTCCTGATCACATATAAATTCGTGCCTCTCGGATTCGTGAAGAATATAGGCAACCGTGCCAATAACCTTTATCCTCAAGAGTGGCGTATCCGTAGTGGTTATCTGCCAGAGGAGGTGAAAGTACTTGAAGTGTCATCTGTACGGTGA
- a CDS encoding dihydrofolate reductase — protein MPFISIIAAVDRNMAIGFQNKLLFWLPNDLKRFKALTTGNTIIMGRKTFESLPKGALPNRRNVVLSTNPKAEFLGAEVFSSLEAALKSCNDNEHVYIIGGESIYRQAIDVADELCLTEIDGEAPEADAFFPDVNPATWHEKSRDSHPEDEKHLCSYAFVDYSRA, from the coding sequence ATGCCATTCATCAGTATCATTGCCGCCGTAGACCGTAACATGGCCATCGGCTTTCAGAACAAACTCCTCTTCTGGTTGCCCAACGACTTGAAACGCTTCAAGGCGCTCACTACCGGAAACACCATCATAATGGGACGCAAAACGTTCGAGTCGCTCCCGAAAGGCGCGCTGCCCAACCGCCGCAACGTAGTACTCTCGACCAATCCGAAGGCGGAATTTCTCGGTGCGGAAGTTTTCTCTTCTCTCGAAGCAGCTCTAAAAAGTTGCAACGACAACGAGCATGTATATATCATCGGAGGCGAAAGCATCTATCGCCAAGCCATCGATGTAGCCGATGAACTCTGCCTGACGGAAATAGACGGTGAAGCTCCGGAAGCCGATGCTTTCTTCCCCGATGTCAATCCCGCCACCTGGCACGAAAAAAGCAGAGACTCCCATCCTGAAGATGAGAAACATCTCTGCTCCTATGCTTTTGTTGATTACAGTAGAGCGTAA
- the cls gene encoding cardiolipin synthase gives MKSYIISILLLLAIGHLKADEIDSLLVQRQDTAELSSEQMVLNFLQESGIPITYGNQVKLLTSGRKKFQDLFEAIRGAKHHIHLEYFNFRNDSIANALFDLLAEKVKEGVEVRALFDAFGNWSNNKPLKKRHLKAIRERGIEIVKFDPFKFPYINHAAHRDHRKIAVIDGKIGYTGGMNIADYYINGLPKIGTWRDMHIRLEGPAVDILQEIFLTIWNKTTGQNIMGEEYFPEPTAPADSLEGITVAIVDRTPKKNTRMLSHTYAMSIYAAKKNVRIVNPYFVPTSSIRKALNHALDKGTKVEIMISSKADIPFTPDASLYKVHKLMKRGADIYLYNGGFHHSKIMMVDKSFCTVGTANLNSRSLRYDYETNAFIFNRKFTAQLDSVFVADTMHCTKLTPELWKKRSPWKKFVGWFANLFTPFL, from the coding sequence TTGAAATCATATATAATTAGTATACTGTTGCTCTTGGCAATAGGCCACCTGAAAGCAGACGAAATCGATAGTCTATTGGTGCAACGGCAAGACACGGCAGAATTGTCGAGCGAGCAGATGGTACTCAACTTCCTTCAGGAATCGGGTATCCCGATCACTTACGGAAACCAAGTAAAACTATTGACCAGCGGACGTAAAAAGTTTCAAGACCTTTTCGAAGCCATACGGGGCGCAAAGCACCACATCCATCTGGAATATTTCAACTTCAGGAACGATTCGATAGCCAATGCGCTCTTCGACCTGCTGGCAGAAAAAGTAAAGGAAGGCGTAGAGGTGCGTGCCTTGTTCGATGCTTTCGGCAACTGGTCGAACAACAAGCCGCTGAAGAAACGACACCTGAAAGCCATACGCGAGCGCGGCATAGAAATCGTCAAGTTCGACCCGTTCAAATTCCCCTACATCAATCATGCAGCCCACCGCGACCACCGGAAAATCGCAGTCATCGACGGGAAAATAGGATATACCGGGGGCATGAACATAGCCGATTATTACATCAACGGACTCCCGAAAATCGGCACATGGCGCGACATGCATATCCGCCTGGAAGGCCCGGCGGTCGATATCTTGCAAGAAATATTCCTGACGATCTGGAACAAAACGACCGGGCAAAACATCATGGGCGAGGAATATTTCCCCGAACCGACGGCTCCGGCAGACAGCCTCGAAGGGATAACCGTAGCCATCGTCGACCGTACTCCGAAGAAGAATACCCGCATGTTGAGCCACACGTATGCCATGTCCATCTACGCGGCCAAAAAGAATGTACGGATTGTCAATCCTTACTTCGTCCCTACTTCCTCCATCCGCAAAGCATTGAACCATGCCCTCGATAAAGGTACGAAAGTGGAAATCATGATCTCTTCGAAAGCGGACATCCCTTTCACACCGGATGCATCACTCTATAAGGTACATAAGTTGATGAAGCGGGGAGCCGATATCTATCTCTACAACGGAGGTTTCCACCACTCCAAGATCATGATGGTGGACAAAAGCTTCTGCACGGTCGGCACAGCCAACCTGAACAGCCGCAGTCTGCGCTATGATTACGAAACGAATGCCTTCATCTTCAACAGAAAGTTCACCGCACAGCTAGACAGCGTGTTCGTAGCCGATACGATGCATTGCACAAAGTTGACACCCGAATTATGGAAGAAGCGTTCACCGTGGAAGAAGTTCGTAGGATGGTTCGCCAACCTGTTCACCCCGTTCCTGTGA
- a CDS encoding thymidylate synthase, with protein sequence MKQYLDLLNRVLTEGVEKSDRTSTGTISVFGHQMRFNLDEGFPCLTTKKLHLKSIIYELLWFLKGDTNAKYLQDHGVRIWNEWADENGDLGHIYGYQWRSWPDYKGGTIDQVSEAVETIRHNPDSRRIIVSAWNVGDLDNMNLPPCHAFFQFYVANGRLSLQLYQRSADIFLGVPFNIASYALLLQMMAQVTGLKPGDFIHTLGDAHIYLNHLDQVKLQLTREPRPLPQMQINPDVKSIFDFHFEDFELVNYDPHPHIAGKVAV encoded by the coding sequence ATGAAACAGTATTTAGACTTACTTAACCGCGTACTCACCGAAGGGGTAGAAAAGAGCGACCGTACCAGTACGGGTACAATCAGCGTCTTCGGACACCAGATGCGATTCAACCTCGATGAAGGCTTTCCTTGCCTTACGACAAAGAAATTGCACCTGAAATCCATCATATACGAACTCTTATGGTTCCTCAAAGGAGATACCAACGCAAAGTACCTGCAAGACCACGGTGTGCGTATCTGGAACGAATGGGCGGATGAAAATGGCGACCTGGGACACATCTACGGATACCAGTGGCGTTCGTGGCCGGATTATAAGGGAGGCACCATCGATCAGGTCAGTGAAGCCGTCGAAACGATCAGACATAATCCCGATTCGCGCCGCATCATCGTAAGCGCTTGGAATGTAGGCGATCTGGACAACATGAACCTGCCGCCCTGCCATGCCTTCTTCCAGTTCTACGTGGCCAACGGACGTTTGAGTCTCCAACTGTACCAACGCAGCGCGGATATATTCCTGGGCGTTCCGTTCAACATCGCTTCCTACGCTCTCCTGCTACAAATGATGGCGCAAGTGACCGGGTTGAAACCGGGAGATTTCATCCACACCTTGGGGGATGCCCACATCTACCTGAATCATCTCGATCAAGTGAAGTTACAGTTGACACGCGAACCTCGCCCTCTGCCTCAAATGCAGATCAACCCGGATGTAAAAAGCATCTTCGACTTCCACTTCGAAGACTTCGAACTGGTAAATTACGATCCGCATCCGCACATCGCGGGGAAAGTTGCCGTATGA
- a CDS encoding TolC family protein — MKRITILTATLLLFAGVKAQNSIEQVLRNVESNNKDLQANSQLISSQKMEAKTDNNLADPTLSYAHLWGAKDKNETIGELVISQSFDFPTLYASRAKLNRLKSTTFDGQASAFRQGILLQAKEACLDLIMLRQQQQILQERLRNAEELAAMYKRRLMTGDANVIETNKINLELLNVKTEATLNETALRNKLQELTTLNGNIPVVFEEDAYPAVIFPSDYQRLKTEVLAADPTLQALASESAAARKQIGVNKQGWLPKLELGYRRNTETGTPFNGVVVGFSFPIFENKSKVKIAKAQSLNTDYLRESATMRAESEIAQLYREAQTLRTSMNEYEQTFQAQQDLALLKQALTGGQISMIEYFVEVSVVYQSKQNYLQLENQYQKAMAKIYKNQL; from the coding sequence ATGAAACGAATAACGATATTGACCGCCACACTCCTCCTTTTCGCAGGAGTAAAGGCTCAAAACAGCATAGAGCAGGTGCTTCGCAACGTCGAATCGAACAATAAAGATTTGCAGGCGAACTCGCAACTCATCTCTTCACAAAAGATGGAAGCAAAAACGGACAACAACCTTGCTGATCCCACCTTGTCTTATGCCCACCTCTGGGGAGCTAAAGACAAGAACGAGACGATCGGGGAACTGGTTATCTCGCAAAGCTTTGACTTCCCTACCCTCTACGCCAGCCGGGCAAAGTTGAACCGACTGAAAAGCACCACCTTCGACGGACAAGCCAGCGCTTTCCGCCAAGGCATTTTGCTACAAGCAAAAGAGGCATGCCTGGATCTTATCATGCTTCGCCAACAGCAACAAATCCTACAGGAGCGTTTGCGTAACGCGGAGGAACTTGCCGCAATGTACAAGAGACGCTTGATGACGGGAGATGCCAATGTCATCGAAACCAATAAGATAAACCTTGAACTATTAAACGTAAAAACGGAAGCAACCTTGAATGAGACTGCTCTGCGCAATAAGCTTCAGGAGCTGACCACACTCAACGGCAACATCCCCGTCGTATTCGAAGAGGACGCCTACCCGGCTGTCATCTTCCCTTCGGACTACCAAAGGCTCAAAACGGAAGTCCTTGCTGCCGACCCGACCCTACAGGCACTTGCCAGCGAGAGCGCAGCGGCCCGCAAACAGATAGGTGTCAACAAGCAAGGCTGGCTACCGAAACTGGAACTGGGCTACCGAAGGAATACGGAAACAGGCACGCCATTCAATGGAGTGGTCGTGGGATTCTCCTTCCCCATTTTCGAGAACAAGAGCAAAGTGAAGATAGCGAAAGCACAATCCCTGAATACCGACTATCTAAGGGAAAGTGCCACCATGCGTGCCGAATCGGAGATAGCACAGCTTTACCGTGAAGCACAAACGTTACGGACTTCAATGAACGAATACGAACAGACCTTCCAAGCCCAACAGGACTTGGCATTATTGAAACAGGCACTTACAGGAGGCCAAATCAGCATGATAGAGTACTTCGTTGAAGTATCCGTGGTCTACCAAAGCAAGCAGAATTATCTGCAACTGGAAAACCAATACCAAAAGGCGATGGCGAAGATTTATAAGAATCAGTTATAA